The Phoenix dactylifera cultivar Barhee BC4 chromosome 17, palm_55x_up_171113_PBpolish2nd_filt_p, whole genome shotgun sequence genome contains a region encoding:
- the LOC120104228 gene encoding ABC transporter G family member STR2-like — translation MMASDYRRDAVIDITGPPPSFTGGLEFAGVTYSVTKKQEVDGKSVSQEVDLLHRITGYAPKRCVTAVMGPSGAGKSTFLDALAGRIASGSLKGRVSLDGAEMSPSLIKRSSAYIMQDDRLFPMLTVYETLMFAADFRLGSISRADKKQRVEKLIEQLGLTSSRNTRIGDEGMRGVSGGERRRVSIGVDIIHGPPLLFLDEPTSGLDSTSAHSVIERVYHIARAGSTVILTIHQPSYRIQMLLDHLIILARGQLMFMGAPKDVAGHLGRMGRKVPTGENSIEHLLDVIQEYDQSEVGVTALAQFCLTGLKPPRVSSKGDQHSVSTVPPTPVVAGHHHRGLGGALGAVERLGGKQGGMEEFDHSVRSASSRSPWSGSQSGIMETLKFTPSRHRRDYHHQRGSNNPPSHLSPGCYTYSNEILSGTPTPHSSDYTVNEGDYLTPNILGGAPTEQVGLMGLGPNFANSYLVEVWVLMRRNLTNIWRTPELFLSRQMVLTVMGSMMATMFLHPKDNPQGITNRLSFFIFTVCLFFFSSNDAVPAFIQERYIFIRETSHNTYRASSYTIAGLVTYLPFLLVQAATYAFIVWFALRLHGSFYYFLLVLYVSLLATNSFVIFVSSIVPNFILGYASVIAFTALFFLFCGYFLSSQAIPRGWKWMNTISTMKYPYEGLLMNEFVKHRIFSTDPSTGLTVTGGDILREMSVSLEESAKWKMVLYLLGWAVFYRILFYLILRFASKNQRS, via the exons ATGATGGCAAGTGATTACCGCCGGGACGCCGTGATCGACATCACGGGGCCGCCTCCAAGCTTCACAGGCGGGCTCGAGTTTGCCGGGGTGACCTACAGCGTGACCAAGAAGCAGGAGGTGGACGGGAAGTCGGTGTCGCAGGAGGTGGACCTGCTGCACCGCATCACCGGGTACGCCCCCAAGAGGTGCGTCACCGCCGTGATGGGGCCGAGCGGCGCCGGCAAGTCCACCTTCCTCGATGCGCTCGCCGGCCGGATCGCGAGTGGGAGCCTCAAGGGGCGGGTGTCTCTGGACGGCGCGGAGATGAGCCCCAGCCTGATCAAGCGCAGCTCCGCCTACATCATGCAGGACGACCGCCTCTTCCCCATGCTTACCGTCTACGAGACGCTCATGTTCGCCGCCGACTTCCGCCTCGGCTCCATCTCTCGCGCCGACAAGAAGCAGAGGGTGGAGAAGCTCATCGAGCAGCTCGGATTGACG TCGTCGAGAAACACACGCATTGGGGACGAGGGCATGCGAGGGGTGTCGGGTGGGGAGCGCCGGCGAGTGTCCATCGGGGTGGACATCATCCACGGGCCACCACTGCTGTTCCTGGATGAGCCCACATCGGGGCTGGATTCTACCAGTGCCCACAGCGTGATCGAGCGGGTGTACCACATTGCGCGCGCCGGGAGCACCGTCatcctcaccatccaccagcccTCATACCGCATCCAGATGTTGTTGGACCATCTCATCATCCTGGCCCGTGGCCAGCTCATGTTCATGGGCGCCCCCAAGGACGTGGCCGGCCACCTCGGCCGCATGGGACGCAAGGTCCCCACGGGCGAGAATTCCATCGAGCACCTTTTGGACGTCATTCAAGAGTACGACCAGTCCGAAGTCGGGGTCACGGCCCTAGCTCAGTTCTGCCTCACTGGGCTCAAGCCGCCGCGTGTCTCTAGCAAGGGGGACCAGCACTCAGTCTCCACGGTCCCACCCACGCCAGTCGTGGCGGGGCACCATCATCGAGGACTAGGAGGAGCCTTGGGCGCCGTGGAACGGTTGGGTGGGAAGCAGGGCGGGATGGAAGAGTTCGATCATAGCGTGAGGAGCGCTTCCTCCAGGTCACCATGGAGCGGCAGCCAGAGCGGCATCATGGAGACGCTCAAATTTACGCCCTCTCGCCATCGAAGGGACTATCATCACCAAAGGGGATccaacaatcctccaag CCA CCTGTCTCCGGGGTGTTATACCTACTCAAATGAGATCCTGTCCGGCACGCCGACACCCCACAGCAGTGACTACACAGTGAATGAGGGTGACTACTTGACCCCAAACATTCTAGGGGGCGCGCCCACCGAACAGGTTGGTCTTATGGGACTTGGCCCCAATTTCGCGAACTCGTACCTGGTAGAGGTGTGGGTGCTAATGCGACGCAACTTGACCAACATCTGGCGCACCCCGGAGCTGTTCTTGTCTCGACAAATGGTGCTGACGGTGATGGGGTCGATGATGGCCACCATGTTCCTACACCCCAAGGACAACCCTCAGGGCATCACTAATCGCCTCAGCTTCTTCATCTTCACCGTCTGcctctttttcttctcatcCAATGATGCTGTCCCGGCGTTCATCCAGGAGCGCTACATTTTCATTCGCGAGACCTCTCACAATACCTACCGTGCTTCCTCTTACACCATTGCTGGCCTCGTCACCTACCTCCCCTTCCTCCTCGTCCAGGCCGCCACTTACGCCTTCATCGTTTGGTTTGCCCTCCGCCTTCATGGTAGCTTCTACTACTTCCTCCTCGTGCTCTATGTCTCGTTGCTTGCCACCAACTCCTTCGTCATCTTCGTTAGTTCTATCGTCCCCAACTTCATCCTTGGCTATGCCTCCGTCATTGCATTCACTgccctcttctttctcttctgtgGCTACTTCCTTAGCAGCCAGGCCATCCCCCGAGGGTGGAAGTGGATGAACACCATCTCCACCATGAAATACCCTTATGAGGGCTTGCTGATGAACGAGTTTGTCAAGCACCGCATCTTCTCGACGGATCCCTCAACGGGGCTCACTGTGACCGGGGGGGACATCCTACGCGAAATGTCCGTTAGTCTGGAGGAGTCGGCCAAGTGGAAAATGGTGCTTTACCTCTTGGGGTGGGCGGTGTTCTATCGCATCCTCTTCTATCTCATCCTCCGATTTGCATCCAAGAATCAGAGATCATAG